Proteins encoded within one genomic window of Triticum aestivum cultivar Chinese Spring chromosome 2D, IWGSC CS RefSeq v2.1, whole genome shotgun sequence:
- the LOC123048657 gene encoding uncharacterized protein (The sequence of the model RefSeq protein was modified relative to this genomic sequence to represent the inferred CDS: added 60 bases not found in genome assembly): MDAMSCLAPPPQAPFLSASSSLGPAYYTDAALARALNFSAMPEYEYDYSPAASSPSNSASASALSSSSLLADFPCSAGDGSSWFASTVAPATGSLACDSVLVASDAAPRPPCTPVGASAAANKRRAGLGPNAAGAGRAGKRRARASKRAPTTYISTDPANFRLMVQHVTGVQAEPGTDDGSVLHASFDASSAAALLECHPFDGAPRMPADVDAAELHRHHQQQQQPCYPTLDSWSVMYESSQLL, encoded by the coding sequence TCGCTCGGCCCGGCCTACTACACCGACGCCGCCCTCGCGCGCGCGCTCAACTTCTCCGCCATGCCCGAGTACGAGTACGACTACTCGCCGGCCGCATCCTCACCCTccaactccgcctccgcctccgcgctCTCCTCGTCGTCGCTCCTCGCGGACTTCCCCTGCAGCGCGGGCGATGGCAGCAGCTGGTTCGCCTCCACGGTCGCGCCGGCGACGGGGTCACTCGCGTGTGACTCCGTGCTGGTCGCGTCAGACGCGGCGCCGCGGCCGCCATGCACCCCCGTGGGCGCCAGCGCCGCGGCGAACAAGAGGCGGGCGGGCCTGGGGCCGAACGCGGCGGGCGCGGGGCGCGCCGGGAAGCGGCGTGCGCGGGCGTCGAAGCGCGCCCCGACCACGTACATCAGCACCGACCCGGCCAACTTCCGGCTCATGGTGCAGCACGTCACCGGCGTCCAGGCCGAGCCGGGCACCGACGACGGCAGCGTCCTGCACGCCTCGTTCGACGCGTCCTCCGCCGCGGCGCTGCTGGAATGCCACCCGTTCGACGGCGCGCCGCGGATGCCGGCCGACGTGGACGCGGcggagctccatcgccaccaccaacagcagcagcagccgtGCTACCCGACGCTGGACTCGTGGAGCGTCATGTACGAGAGCAGCCAGCTGCTGTAG